In Ferribacterium limneticum, a genomic segment contains:
- a CDS encoding c-type cytochrome, with the protein MTTKHLIALILGGLIISAAVASDVISERESGFKASKRAVATIKDALADGNMTTVAASAKTMAEFAERIPSLFPAGSKGGFFSAAKEDIWRNFPDFVQKSKNFQSNAQELATLASSPSPDKAAVSAAFAKVTENCKTCHQPYKKGW; encoded by the coding sequence GTGACCACAAAGCACTTAATCGCCCTGATACTCGGCGGGCTCATCATCTCAGCGGCTGTCGCCAGTGATGTTATTTCGGAACGGGAGAGTGGCTTCAAAGCCAGTAAGCGTGCTGTCGCCACCATTAAGGATGCGCTGGCCGATGGCAACATGACCACCGTTGCGGCCTCTGCCAAGACGATGGCCGAGTTCGCAGAGCGAATTCCAAGCCTTTTCCCGGCTGGAAGCAAAGGAGGGTTCTTTTCCGCAGCCAAGGAAGACATCTGGCGCAACTTCCCGGACTTTGTTCAGAAGTCGAAGAACTTTCAAAGCAACGCGCAGGAACTTGCAACCCTGGCTTCATCACCCTCTCCCGACAAAGCCGCGGTTAGCGCAGCATTTGCCAAGGTGACGGAGAACTGCAAGACCTGCCATCAGCCGTACAAGAAAGGCTGGTAA
- a CDS encoding cytochrome b/b6 domain-containing protein, whose product MMNQAKHRIQIWDLPIRLFHWCLVILVGALFVTASLGALDAHALAGKGVLALVIFRLIWGVVGSQTARFSDFLGGFTAIRQYLVYRQSKSLGHNPLGGWMVVAMLAVLLIQAGTGLLANDGILFQGPLAHSVSQSLSDVASSAHRGLANWLGGLIAIHMTAILLYWFVGRENLVGPMFTGKKWVTAPVKPAQFVSLILAAAIQCVVLLATAASLTVH is encoded by the coding sequence ATGATGAATCAGGCCAAGCACCGTATCCAGATTTGGGATTTACCGATTCGACTGTTTCACTGGTGCCTCGTCATTCTCGTCGGCGCCTTGTTCGTGACCGCCTCGCTGGGTGCATTGGACGCTCATGCATTGGCGGGAAAAGGTGTCCTGGCGCTAGTTATATTTCGTTTGATTTGGGGCGTGGTTGGAAGTCAGACGGCCCGATTCAGTGATTTCCTTGGAGGTTTTACTGCCATACGGCAATACCTCGTTTATCGGCAATCGAAATCGTTGGGCCACAATCCATTGGGCGGCTGGATGGTAGTGGCCATGCTGGCAGTGCTCCTAATTCAGGCCGGCACTGGGCTGCTGGCTAATGATGGCATTCTGTTCCAGGGGCCTCTGGCCCATAGCGTCAGCCAGTCGTTGTCAGATGTAGCCAGTAGCGCTCATCGTGGGCTGGCGAACTGGCTTGGGGGGCTGATTGCCATCCACATGACGGCCATTTTGCTCTATTGGTTTGTCGGCAGAGAGAATCTGGTTGGTCCGATGTTCACCGGTAAGAAATGGGTAACAGCACCAGTTAAACCCGCTCAATTTGTTAGCTTGATTCTGGCGGCGGCCATACAGTGCGTTGTTCTTCTGGCTACCGCAGCTTCATTAACGGTGCACTGA
- a CDS encoding MarR family winged helix-turn-helix transcriptional regulator, which yields MNKKPREVALPERVVRGKPRAEQTTLDDKFLPLPLLSCHSAVAATTDKAFDGTALFVVLAMYQAFSVLDRDQVEELAKVGLSPIHFNILATLQRANSPTTVGALSSMLFVRSNNMSGNINALIRMGLIERQVNPRDSRSFLIELTTQGHEFLNQTLPGHWSWLEQLMNRLSTKERMQLVELLKKMVNSIQAAHLARDAE from the coding sequence ATGAATAAAAAACCCAGGGAAGTCGCTTTACCCGAACGCGTTGTCCGAGGTAAACCTCGTGCTGAACAGACTACTCTTGACGACAAGTTCTTGCCGCTCCCCCTGCTATCCTGTCATAGCGCAGTAGCTGCTACTACAGACAAAGCTTTCGACGGCACCGCACTCTTTGTTGTTCTTGCCATGTACCAAGCATTTTCGGTATTAGACCGTGACCAGGTTGAAGAACTCGCCAAGGTAGGCCTCTCACCAATCCATTTCAACATCTTGGCTACACTTCAACGCGCCAACAGCCCTACTACTGTTGGCGCCCTCAGCTCGATGTTATTTGTGCGATCTAACAACATGTCAGGCAACATCAATGCGCTTATCCGCATGGGACTCATTGAAAGACAGGTCAACCCACGAGATTCCCGGTCATTCCTCATTGAACTGACAACGCAAGGGCATGAATTTCTCAATCAGACCCTTCCAGGACATTGGAGTTGGCTAGAGCAACTCATGAACAGGCTCAGCACTAAGGAACGCATGCAACTGGTCGAACTACTAAAAAAGATGGTGAACTCAATCCAGGCCGCTCATCTGGCGAGGGATGCGGAGTAG
- a CDS encoding MFS transporter, whose amino-acid sequence MNIHELDQRSTETQSSPLASRRTAVLAVIGCLLALATSSGAVVAFALSMFIAPMGDEFHWTRTDISLGYSIMTLGLAFSAPFAGRVFDYYGVRRTLLFLVPLFAAAIASLSLLPPSLPAYLGFFGVAGVLGAFHSSIPYIKVVSGWFDRRRGIAIGVTMSGVAVGGILLTQTVRFVMERAGWRDGFIALGAIILILGFSAVLFLVHEKPTPVRALDVPLDVSTSLSGTTVAKAIRDPAFWIILLFVFCMSMTVNGIAASAAAILNWKGASTGEAAKMLAILAGASFVGRLGTGFILDRVFAPYIAASICTITIAGIALLSSVEGSTASIVGLAAIGFSLGAETDVIAYMLGRYCGLRSFGALFGITVGIFALAPAFGIPLLAMSFDHTQSYATTMGGFAVAVAIAAITTLQLGPYRFLAEAD is encoded by the coding sequence ATGAACATTCACGAGCTAGATCAGCGCAGTACTGAAACCCAAAGTTCTCCGCTCGCTTCGAGAAGAACAGCCGTTCTTGCTGTCATCGGCTGCCTCCTCGCTTTGGCTACCTCCTCTGGCGCAGTGGTGGCCTTTGCGTTGAGTATGTTTATTGCTCCCATGGGAGACGAGTTTCACTGGACACGAACTGATATTTCGCTGGGTTACAGCATTATGACTTTAGGTCTGGCGTTCAGCGCACCGTTTGCAGGGCGTGTGTTTGACTATTATGGGGTACGTCGAACACTGCTTTTTCTTGTTCCGCTCTTCGCTGCTGCCATAGCTAGTCTTTCCCTGTTGCCGCCATCGCTACCTGCATATTTGGGTTTTTTTGGTGTGGCGGGAGTGCTTGGGGCATTTCATTCATCGATTCCTTACATCAAAGTTGTCTCAGGGTGGTTTGACAGAAGGCGCGGAATTGCCATCGGTGTAACGATGAGCGGTGTTGCCGTCGGTGGTATTTTGCTTACCCAAACTGTTCGGTTCGTGATGGAGCGCGCCGGCTGGCGAGATGGGTTCATTGCCCTGGGAGCGATAATCCTGATACTTGGCTTCAGCGCAGTGCTGTTTCTAGTTCACGAGAAGCCTACACCAGTACGGGCCTTGGATGTACCGTTGGATGTTTCGACATCGTTATCCGGCACGACGGTAGCAAAGGCTATCCGAGATCCCGCTTTTTGGATCATTTTGCTCTTTGTCTTTTGTATGAGCATGACCGTGAACGGTATTGCTGCCAGTGCGGCCGCGATCTTGAATTGGAAAGGGGCAAGCACAGGGGAGGCTGCGAAGATGTTGGCTATTTTGGCAGGAGCGAGTTTTGTTGGCCGATTGGGAACAGGATTCATACTTGATCGTGTGTTCGCTCCTTATATTGCTGCATCCATTTGCACAATAACGATTGCCGGTATTGCGCTTCTCTCATCTGTTGAGGGATCTACAGCATCAATTGTAGGATTGGCTGCAATTGGATTTTCGCTTGGTGCAGAGACCGACGTAATCGCATATATGTTGGGCCGCTATTGTGGGCTGCGAAGTTTTGGGGCGCTCTTCGGTATTACGGTCGGTATTTTTGCACTTGCCCCAGCATTTGGTATTCCGCTACTGGCTATGAGTTTTGACCACACTCAATCGTATGCCACCACGATGGGTGGATTTGCGGTTGCCGTAGCAATAGCAGCCATCACCACTCTGCAACTAGGTCCCTACAGGTTCTTAGCTGAGGCAGACTAA
- a CDS encoding HAMP domain-containing methyl-accepting chemotaxis protein encodes MHRLAMLSIRQKLMLMAIVSLVSLAVVGFSGWLGVSRLGSALDEIQGQSFPALTSMLQARSDQMETVLILREFAEWKPETYESNPDDGLREAKGLAQSILLRQGEPSNRMDASFAAYVALPKTLEEETQWKVVKEKKAVFDDVCNELRNVLNEIANANDFVVARSLSSRYYARNNSIESLLTEANKETQILLEIIKKKADAIKVSAESSRTSALTVILVILILAGAGLAGLTFLIVRTVVGSLESMRREIVRVADTKDFTSRILCSGNDELAQTAEAFNGLLDTLQSSLKAVLESALGISKVANDSATAASRVLEASTQQSEAALSMAASIEQMTVGINLISDNAKVVMGRSREASEAADMGARTINGAAQEMDTINQTVSVASETIHQVDEQSSNISAIISVIKDVAEQTNLLALNAAIEAARAGEQGRGFAVVADEVRKLAERTSKATAEISAMIVAMQSSASGAVSGMQLIVGKVKDGKDLSSQASHRMNTIQANSDEMALSINQISDALSEQSASAQEISRKVEVVAQMSEENCEVAAETARISKDLKCLSEKLHATANLFRV; translated from the coding sequence ATGCATAGATTGGCAATGTTGTCCATCCGGCAGAAGCTAATGCTGATGGCGATTGTTTCCTTGGTCAGTTTGGCGGTCGTAGGCTTTTCCGGTTGGTTGGGTGTTTCGCGTTTGGGTAGTGCTCTTGATGAAATCCAGGGGCAAAGTTTCCCTGCGCTCACGTCAATGCTCCAGGCGCGTAGCGACCAGATGGAAACCGTATTGATATTGCGCGAGTTTGCCGAATGGAAGCCTGAAACGTATGAAAGCAACCCGGACGACGGCTTGCGAGAGGCCAAGGGACTGGCACAGTCGATCCTGCTGCGCCAGGGGGAACCGTCAAATAGAATGGATGCAAGCTTCGCCGCCTACGTGGCGCTGCCAAAGACCCTGGAGGAAGAAACACAATGGAAGGTTGTGAAGGAGAAAAAAGCAGTTTTCGACGACGTTTGTAACGAACTACGCAATGTGCTGAATGAGATCGCCAACGCCAATGACTTTGTGGTGGCCCGCTCTCTGTCCAGTCGCTATTACGCCCGCAACAATTCCATCGAATCGCTACTGACTGAAGCGAATAAAGAAACCCAAATCCTATTAGAAATCATCAAGAAAAAAGCGGATGCGATCAAGGTGTCTGCTGAAAGCTCACGTACAAGCGCCCTTACCGTGATACTTGTGATTTTAATTCTCGCTGGTGCAGGTTTGGCTGGGCTGACCTTCCTGATTGTTCGTACTGTGGTTGGTTCGTTGGAATCGATGCGCCGTGAGATTGTCCGGGTAGCCGATACGAAGGATTTTACCTCCCGCATTCTGTGTAGCGGGAATGACGAGTTGGCTCAAACCGCTGAGGCCTTCAATGGATTGCTCGATACTCTGCAAAGCTCTCTCAAGGCCGTTCTGGAAAGTGCTTTGGGGATATCTAAGGTAGCCAACGATTCGGCGACGGCTGCCAGTCGAGTGCTGGAAGCCTCTACCCAACAAAGCGAAGCCGCTTTATCCATGGCCGCATCCATAGAACAAATGACTGTTGGCATCAACCTTATTTCTGATAACGCCAAGGTTGTCATGGGGCGCTCCCGTGAAGCGAGTGAAGCGGCCGACATGGGGGCCAGGACCATCAATGGTGCTGCCCAGGAAATGGACACCATAAATCAGACGGTTTCTGTAGCGAGCGAGACGATCCATCAGGTGGATGAGCAGTCAAGTAATATTTCGGCAATTATTAGCGTAATCAAGGATGTGGCGGAACAGACAAATCTGTTAGCCCTCAATGCAGCCATCGAAGCTGCTCGGGCTGGCGAGCAGGGCCGGGGGTTCGCCGTAGTGGCCGACGAGGTTCGTAAGTTGGCGGAGCGAACTAGTAAGGCAACTGCTGAGATTAGCGCCATGATTGTTGCCATGCAATCCTCGGCCAGTGGGGCGGTATCCGGCATGCAGCTTATTGTCGGTAAAGTTAAAGACGGCAAGGATCTTTCATCCCAAGCATCACACCGAATGAATACCATCCAAGCCAATTCGGATGAAATGGCGCTGTCGATCAATCAAATATCCGATGCTCTGAGCGAACAGAGTGCTTCAGCCCAGGAAATTTCCCGCAAGGTGGAAGTGGTCGCGCAGATGAGCGAGGAAAACTGCGAGGTGGCAGCTGAAACTGCTCGTATTTCCAAGGATCTTAAATGTCTATCGGAAAAACTGCACGCAACAGCGAACCTTTTTCGAGTCTGA
- a CDS encoding SDR family NAD(P)-dependent oxidoreductase, whose protein sequence is MGKILEGKVIIVTGAGGGIGRESSRVFASAGAKLVLADIGEQGLRETLDAIRADGFDAESVVTDVGDEESVRGLVAHTMSRYQRLDGAFNNAAVEQASKPLTDLSLAEWERAMRVDLTGVFLCLKYQIPAMLASGGGSIVNTSSAAAEIAFPYGAEYISAKAGVLGLTRAAAVDFGARGIRINAILPGVIRTPMVQRLSEDPRFRDFLGLTRERHILKRFGESAEVGEVAKWLLSDGATFVQGACINVDGGFSINGGQ, encoded by the coding sequence ATGGGAAAAATTCTTGAAGGAAAAGTGATCATTGTTACTGGTGCTGGCGGTGGAATCGGACGCGAGAGCTCTCGTGTTTTTGCCTCAGCAGGAGCCAAATTGGTTCTGGCTGATATAGGTGAGCAAGGCTTACGGGAAACGCTTGATGCGATTCGCGCCGATGGCTTTGACGCCGAATCTGTCGTAACCGATGTCGGCGACGAAGAATCGGTCCGGGGGCTGGTCGCCCACACCATGTCACGGTATCAGCGGTTAGACGGGGCATTCAATAATGCCGCTGTTGAACAAGCATCCAAACCGCTCACAGATCTGTCACTTGCTGAGTGGGAGAGAGCCATGCGGGTCGACCTGACCGGTGTCTTCCTTTGTTTGAAGTATCAAATCCCGGCCATGCTCGCTAGTGGAGGCGGTTCTATTGTGAATACGTCGTCGGCTGCAGCCGAGATTGCCTTTCCCTATGGAGCCGAATACATCTCCGCCAAAGCTGGTGTTTTGGGATTAACGCGTGCTGCTGCAGTCGATTTTGGTGCTAGGGGAATTCGGATAAATGCGATTCTCCCCGGCGTCATTCGTACCCCGATGGTGCAACGTCTTTCCGAAGATCCGCGGTTCCGTGATTTTCTGGGACTCACTCGCGAACGTCATATCTTGAAGCGATTCGGTGAATCTGCCGAAGTGGGTGAAGTTGCCAAATGGCTTCTATCCGATGGCGCGACTTTTGTTCAAGGTGCGTGCATCAATGTTGATGGCGGTTTCAGCATCAACGGCGGTCAATAG
- a CDS encoding cytochrome P450, with protein sequence MELEGIAYEILTSRLPGLRVEPGYTIQYEPTLMNVIIARMPVEWNVNK encoded by the coding sequence GTGGAACTGGAGGGCATCGCGTACGAGATTTTGACCAGCAGGCTTCCTGGGTTGCGCGTTGAGCCGGGCTACACCATCCAATATGAACCGACGCTGATGAACGTGATTATTGCGCGGATGCCGGTTGAGTGGAATGTGAATAAATAG
- a CDS encoding phytoene desaturase family protein, with amino-acid sequence MSEMTDIIVVGAGHNSLTAAAYLAKHGLSVLVLERNDHIGGGVVTEELTVPGFHHDTHSIIHQYIQMNPMIDKDELGLLSKFGLKYLEAPYMFSSVFEDGSIIQMGQDLEMSCASIAVHSERDAKAYRDFIHKTYEILPMVQHALFNPPMPFGGFMALLEQSPLGRELMGDMLGSAYDLALKYFENEKVQMHLLRYAAEAMMGPESKGTGLLLFITAAALHAKNARYPEGGSGHLSLAIQRCIEHYGGKIMLNSSVKRLIMSGDKATGVELDDGRVFHAKKAVLASVHPKNLNDFVGGRLTPEIQADIKNLKPSDYVAFNTHYALKEPLRYKVHPEALANTFGIEIQPANMMELRQMFDEFRYNKLPEHLSVIGCVPSNFDKKRCPEGNAVLYLYMFAPSKLVNGDWDEIKMQVADRMLETYRQIAENLTDDNIIARHVDSPKDMAKHSASFVGGDIMSLGMHLFQFMGRRPTPDLASYRVPGVSGLYLVGPFMHPGGGVMGGGRPVAIRVMADLGMKTDML; translated from the coding sequence ATGAGTGAAATGACGGACATTATTGTGGTCGGTGCAGGCCACAACTCCTTAACTGCAGCGGCGTATCTTGCCAAGCATGGTCTCAGCGTTCTAGTGCTGGAGCGCAACGATCACATCGGCGGCGGCGTTGTAACCGAAGAGCTCACGGTACCTGGCTTCCATCACGATACCCACTCGATCATTCATCAATACATCCAGATGAACCCGATGATCGATAAGGATGAGCTTGGATTACTGTCCAAGTTCGGACTGAAGTACCTTGAGGCGCCCTACATGTTCTCCAGCGTCTTCGAAGATGGATCGATTATCCAGATGGGACAGGATCTGGAGATGTCGTGTGCCAGCATTGCGGTGCATTCTGAGCGCGATGCCAAAGCTTACCGGGACTTCATCCATAAGACTTATGAAATCCTGCCTATGGTGCAGCATGCTCTCTTTAATCCCCCGATGCCATTCGGCGGATTTATGGCATTGCTGGAGCAAAGCCCCTTGGGCCGCGAGTTGATGGGCGATATGCTGGGTAGCGCCTATGATCTTGCCCTGAAGTATTTCGAGAACGAAAAGGTGCAGATGCATCTGTTGCGTTATGCGGCGGAGGCCATGATGGGGCCGGAAAGCAAGGGTACTGGCTTGCTGTTGTTCATCACGGCAGCCGCCTTGCACGCGAAGAACGCGCGCTACCCAGAGGGTGGAAGCGGCCATTTGAGTTTGGCCATTCAAAGATGCATCGAGCACTACGGCGGCAAGATTATGTTGAATTCCTCCGTCAAGCGGCTCATCATGTCCGGAGACAAGGCCACAGGGGTGGAGCTCGACGATGGTCGCGTCTTCCATGCCAAAAAGGCTGTGCTGGCTAGTGTCCACCCGAAAAATCTCAATGATTTCGTGGGTGGCAGGCTGACCCCGGAGATTCAAGCTGATATCAAGAACCTCAAGCCGTCAGACTATGTAGCGTTCAACACGCACTATGCTCTGAAAGAGCCGCTTCGCTACAAGGTGCATCCAGAGGCACTGGCGAATACGTTTGGTATTGAGATTCAGCCTGCCAATATGATGGAACTGCGTCAGATGTTCGACGAATTCCGGTACAACAAGCTTCCTGAGCATCTCTCCGTGATCGGATGCGTCCCGTCAAATTTCGACAAGAAACGCTGCCCAGAGGGTAACGCTGTACTGTACCTATATATGTTCGCGCCTTCTAAGTTGGTTAATGGCGATTGGGACGAGATCAAGATGCAGGTGGCCGACAGAATGCTTGAGACGTATAGGCAGATTGCTGAGAATCTGACCGACGACAACATCATTGCCCGTCACGTTGATAGTCCGAAAGATATGGCGAAGCACTCGGCTAGTTTCGTTGGCGGCGACATCATGTCACTTGGAATGCATCTGTTCCAGTTCATGGGGCGTCGGCCCACACCGGATCTGGCAAGCTATCGAGTTCCAGGGGTTAGTGGCTTGTATCTGGTCGGCCCATTTATGCATCCCGGTGGTGGTGTCATGGGAGGGGGCCGCCCAGTCGCTATCAGGGTGATGGCTGACTTGGGGATGAAGACAGACATGCTTTGA
- a CDS encoding c-type cytochrome domain-containing protein: MKLKGFLGVFIFAGLSAYGHGQQTGGLVRGAKPAIQSVVSFKGDIQPILDAQCVACHQSGAASANLNLEDGMAYLASVRKGSQQSKLQLVTPGKPDESYLVRKLEGSHISAGGQGDQMPVLEPLGKGSITLIRQWIQDGAPDN; encoded by the coding sequence GTGAAACTTAAAGGTTTTCTCGGCGTGTTTATCTTTGCCGGGCTCAGCGCTTACGGGCATGGACAGCAGACGGGGGGCCTGGTGAGGGGGGCTAAGCCTGCGATCCAGTCTGTGGTGAGCTTTAAGGGTGACATTCAGCCGATCCTTGATGCTCAATGCGTCGCCTGTCACCAGAGTGGAGCGGCTTCGGCCAACCTTAATCTGGAGGATGGGATGGCCTACCTGGCTTCAGTTCGGAAGGGGAGTCAACAAAGCAAACTTCAGCTTGTTACGCCGGGCAAGCCCGACGAAAGCTATCTGGTGCGCAAATTAGAGGGATCCCATATCAGCGCGGGGGGGCAAGGTGATCAAATGCCTGTGCTTGAACCGCTGGGCAAGGGGTCAATAACACTGATCCGTCAGTGGATACAGGATGGTGCACCTGACAACTAA
- a CDS encoding FAD-dependent oxidoreductase: MGTLPFTSVANAVERWDKEADVVVVGSGAAGLVAAVSAVYAGASVIIVEKAPVVGGTTAKSDGGYWIPNNRDMRAAGLVDNRIDAITFMARCARPQLFNPTDALLGLPEREYRLLETYYDNASKTVEFLEEISALKSFQAYPWPDYVEIPENKSPKGRAFTPRKPDGSYGRGVEIVRQLKAWLDDKKVPVLLRHRAKEVVRNERGEVVGLLATTKDGRTISLRAKKGVIFGSGGFGQNPEMMLNYQPLPIYGGLAVPGAEGDFVRIGQSVGAKLGNMANSWHMQILLEPALEVRSMPIGIVQPPGDSMILVNKYGERVVGEKRNYHDRTQAHFAWDALRSEYPNQLMFMVYDRRTAELFAGSYPLPAAGTAASYVISAASLAELEQAIQARLKKLSPRLGNIRLSDNFAKNLAATVTNFNRYAANGVDEQFQRGSKAYDIEWDAIYTSHPRPDTGWKMGEAPNPTMHPFQSDGPYYAIIVGATCLDTNGGPVINSSAQVLDADEKPISGLYGAGNCIASPAAQGYWGGGATIGPAMIYGFLAGSHAARSAVKQASSSVKAGGKQA; encoded by the coding sequence ATGGGCACATTGCCATTCACCAGCGTTGCCAATGCAGTAGAGCGCTGGGACAAGGAAGCCGATGTGGTCGTTGTCGGCAGTGGAGCAGCCGGCTTGGTCGCTGCGGTTTCTGCTGTTTATGCGGGCGCGTCGGTGATCATCGTGGAAAAAGCGCCCGTTGTCGGTGGGACTACGGCCAAGTCGGATGGTGGCTACTGGATTCCGAACAATCGCGACATGCGTGCCGCAGGCCTGGTGGACAACCGAATTGACGCGATCACCTTCATGGCGCGATGTGCTCGGCCGCAGTTGTTTAACCCGACGGATGCGCTGCTGGGGTTGCCGGAAAGAGAATACCGTCTGCTCGAGACCTACTATGACAATGCTTCCAAGACGGTGGAATTTCTGGAAGAAATTTCTGCGCTCAAATCGTTTCAAGCCTACCCCTGGCCAGATTACGTCGAAATTCCGGAGAACAAGTCTCCCAAAGGACGGGCTTTTACTCCGCGCAAACCGGATGGCAGCTATGGGAGGGGCGTGGAAATCGTCCGGCAGCTCAAGGCATGGCTAGATGACAAAAAGGTTCCCGTCCTACTTCGGCACAGAGCTAAAGAAGTAGTACGTAATGAACGGGGCGAAGTTGTCGGACTACTGGCAACGACCAAAGACGGGCGAACAATTTCTCTTCGTGCAAAAAAAGGGGTGATCTTCGGCAGTGGTGGTTTTGGTCAGAATCCAGAAATGATGCTCAATTACCAGCCACTTCCGATTTACGGTGGCTTGGCCGTGCCCGGCGCCGAAGGCGACTTCGTGCGTATTGGCCAATCTGTCGGGGCAAAGCTGGGCAACATGGCCAATTCGTGGCACATGCAGATACTCTTGGAGCCGGCGCTGGAGGTGCGAAGCATGCCCATAGGCATTGTGCAGCCGCCGGGCGACAGTATGATTCTTGTCAACAAGTACGGCGAGCGTGTCGTCGGTGAGAAGCGCAATTACCACGATAGAACTCAAGCACATTTTGCGTGGGACGCACTTCGCTCCGAATATCCCAACCAGCTCATGTTCATGGTCTACGACCGGCGAACGGCTGAGCTTTTCGCAGGGAGCTATCCTCTTCCTGCAGCGGGGACTGCAGCTTCGTACGTCATCAGCGCGGCATCGTTGGCGGAGCTTGAGCAGGCCATACAGGCCCGGCTGAAGAAGTTGTCTCCACGGTTGGGCAATATCCGCCTGTCGGACAACTTCGCCAAGAATCTTGCAGCAACGGTGACAAATTTCAACCGATATGCCGCAAATGGCGTTGACGAACAATTCCAGCGTGGCTCAAAGGCGTACGACATTGAATGGGACGCCATCTACACGTCCCATCCTCGCCCCGATACGGGGTGGAAGATGGGAGAGGCCCCCAATCCAACCATGCATCCGTTCCAGTCGGACGGCCCCTACTACGCCATCATCGTTGGCGCCACATGCCTGGATACAAATGGCGGTCCTGTGATCAACTCATCGGCACAGGTGTTGGATGCTGATGAAAAACCAATTTCCGGTCTCTATGGTGCAGGTAACTGCATAGCATCGCCAGCTGCCCAAGGGTATTGGGGAGGGGGGGCCACGATCGGTCCGGCGATGATCTATGGTTTCTTGGCGGGAAGCCATGCAGCACGGTCTGCTGTAAAGCAGGCATCGAGCTCAGTCAAGGCAGGTGGCAAGCAGGCCTGA
- a CDS encoding SDR family NAD(P)-dependent oxidoreductase, producing the protein MGKVLEGKVIVVTGAGGGIGRESSRVFASAGAKLVLADIGEQGLRETLDVIRADGFDAESVVTDVGDEESVRGLVAHTMSRHQRLDGAFNNAAVEQASKPLTDLSLAEWERAMRVDLTGVFLCLKYQIPAMLASGGGSIVNTSSAAAEIAFPCGAEYISAKAGVLGLTRAAAVDFGARGIRINAILPGVIRTPMVQRLSEDPRFRDFLGLTRERHILKRFGESAEVGEVAKWLLSDAATFVQGACINVDGGFSINGGQ; encoded by the coding sequence ATGGGAAAAGTTCTTGAAGGGAAAGTGATCGTTGTTACTGGTGCCGGCGGTGGTATCGGACGCGAGAGCTCTCGTGTTTTTGCCTCAGCAGGTGCCAAATTGGTTCTGGCAGATATAGGTGAGCAAGGCTTACGGGAAACGCTTGATGTGATTCGCGCCGATGGCTTTGATGCCGAATCTGTCGTGACCGATGTCGGCGACGAAGAATCAGTCCGGGGACTGGTCGCCCACACCATGTCACGGCATCAGCGATTAGACGGGGCATTCAATAATGCCGCCGTTGAACAAGCATCCAAACCGCTCACAGATCTGTCACTTGCTGAGTGGGAGAGAGCCATGCGGGTCGACCTGACCGGTGTCTTCCTTTGTTTGAAGTATCAAATCCCGGCCATGCTCGCTAGTGGAGGCGGTTCTATTGTGAATACGTCGTCGGCTGCAGCCGAGATTGCCTTTCCCTGTGGAGCCGAATATATCTCCGCCAAAGCTGGTGTTTTGGGATTAACACGCGCTGCTGCAGTCGATTTTGGTGCCAGGGGAATCCGGATAAATGCGATTCTCCCCGGCGTCATTCGTACCCCGATGGTGCAACGTCTTTCCGAAGATCCGCGGTTCCGTGATTTTCTGGGACTCACTCGCGAACGTCATATCTTGAAGCGATTCGGTGAATCTGCCGAAGTGGGTGAAGTTGCCAAATGGCTTCTATCCGATGCCGCGACTTTTGTTCAAGGGGCTTGCATCAACGTTGATGGCGGTTTCAGCATCAACGGCGGTCAATAG